The genomic window CTCAGGTGACGTCCCTCCTGTCAGCATCAAGACTGATTGCTTTACCAAAGCAGAATGGCGATGTCAGACCTATAGCTATAGGCGAGGTGATAAGGAGAATCACTGCCAAGTCAATGTGCTGTCAATATCAAGAAATTTTCTCTCAAATTTTCTCTCCAATCCAGCATGGTGTGGCCACACGCAGTGGTGTCGAGTTGGTGGTTCATCACTTGCAGTTACTGCTGGAAGAAAATCCAAGCTGGGTTCTGTTGAAGACTGATGTTAAAAACGCATTCAATTCAGTATCCCGACAGAAGCTAATGACAGAAGTTATGTCTCGTCTACCCGCTTTTTATGGCCATGTGTCTTCTATGTACGGAAAGCATAGCCATCTAGTCTACTCAATGAAGGAAGAGAGCATTATGATCCAGTCTCAGGAAGGAGTACATCAGGGAGACCCCTTGGGACCAGCCCTTTTCTCATGTTCTATTCACCAAACGCTCGTGGAAATTCAAGACCGTCATTCAATGGTGGTCATTTTGGCCTACCTAGACGATGTCTTCCTTTGTGGCCCTTCTGATCTGTGTCAGCGAGCTTTTAAAGACCTACAATGTTCATTCACTCAACttggcttgtctgtctgtccaagcAAATGCCAGGCTTATTCCAGAGTCATTCCAGCTAGCTGGCCAGATGACATTCCTTTCACTTCCTCAGGCATTACTGTACTTGGCAGTCCTATTGGAGACTGTGATTACGTGCAGAATTATTGTTTATCTACTGCACTTTCTGGAGCTGAACTGTGCAACAAACTGCAAAGTTTGAATGATCCTCAGAGTGCTATGTTGATCTTGAGGCAATGTCATTCCACCCGTTTAAACCACTTGGGCAGGACAGTTCAACATACTTGGTTGACGGAAGGAGCAAGGGCACATGATGATTTGACACAACGCACTTTTTGTTCTATCCTAGGCATAATGGCTGATCCATCTCTTTATTGGAAACAGTGCTGTCTATCAATAAAAAGTGGAGGATTCGGTTTAACGATGTTGGAAGACATCTCACCTGCAGCATTCCTTGCAGCATGGTCTAACACCTTTCAACAGCTTCCCAAACGGTTTCTCACTTTTTCGAGTTATTCTCCATCTTTTCTAGGGAAGGTTCTTACGAACCTCCCTCTAGGTCATCAACTCACTGACTCTCATAAGAAACTGCTATCCATCTTGGAAAGCGGCTGTGATTACGCTCACTTATCTCTAGAGGACTTGCTGACAGAACCTGACAAGCTACAGCACAGACTTACTTCAGCTATTAATCAAGGCAGAGAGGCAACTTTGCTAGCCTTGTCTATCGATGACCAGTGTTCTGCTCGTTTGAGATCTGTTGCAGGAAAGGAAGCTGGAGCTTGGCTTCACGCAATCCCATCCGACGATGAGCTCGCTATTGAAACTCGCGAATATCGCTTAGCGGCTTATTTACGCTTGGGCTTGCCTATATTTGGTCAATGGGCAGTCACCTGTGATTGTGGAGCTACAGTAGACGAAGGTGCATACCACCTCTTGACATGCAAGCGTCACGGTGGCCCAATTTGGCAGCACGACTTCATTGTCTCGGCCTGGTGCAGGTGTCTAAATTCAGCTGATGTTCTCCACAAGAAGGAAGTGCGCAACCTCTATGTCGACAGCCTTGGTCGCCCGGATATTGTGACCTTTGACTCAGGTAGCTTGACCAATGCTGAGATAGATGTCTCGCTAGCTCATCCCTACAACAAGGAGGTGGTTAGCTCTAGTGCTA from Corticium candelabrum chromosome 12, ooCorCand1.1, whole genome shotgun sequence includes these protein-coding regions:
- the LOC134187940 gene encoding uncharacterized protein LOC134187940, with translation MLLPRMILRNPKRGGRACTSELKSACRKFLNFHWDELIQLNLPRHSSKSKSVGHQIKAALRLVKCGEISRAAKILCSQGLAEECATTVEKLKAKHPVSVQELDFSSEPNTSVFVLDENTWLQQIRSAPRGSGSGPSGWRYEHLKPLVHNSKLRDQLFFMCSAISKGQLPSQVTSLLSASRLIALPKQNGDVRPIAIGEVIRRITAKSMCCQYQEIFSQIFSPIQHGVATRSGVELVVHHLQLLLEENPSWVLLKTDVKNAFNSVSRQKLMTEVMSRLPAFYGHVSSMYGKHSHLVYSMKEESIMIQSQEGVHQGDPLGPALFSCSIHQTLVEIQDRHSMVVILAYLDDVFLCGPSDLCQRAFKDLQCSFTQLGLSVCPSKCQAYSRVIPASWPDDIPFTSSGITVLGSPIGDCDYVQNYCLSTALSGAELCNKLQSLNDPQSAMLILRQCHSTRLNHLGRTVQHTWLTEGARAHDDLTQRTFCSILGIMADPSLYWKQCCLSIKSGGFGLTMLEDISPAAFLAAWSNTFQQLPKRFLTFSSYSPSFLGKVLTNLPLGHQLTDSHKKLLSILESGCDYAHLSLEDLLTEPDKLQHRLTSAINQGREATLLALSIDDQCSARLRSVAGKEAGAWLHAIPSDDELAIETREYRLAAYLRLGLPIFGQWAVTCDCGATVDEGAYHLLTCKRHGGPIWQHDFIVSAWCRCLNSADVLHKKEVRNLYVDSLGRPDIVTFDSGSLTNAEIDVSLAHPYNKEVVSSSAKVTGHASLVREQHKKEKYKQFHHPGGQRPDVIPLVHEHFGRWGKEAINFLKSLGDRSKDEYGQYNKKDFMSVSRRRISVALQKGNAKVILRKLERLIYAFSSLDLAFTDVQSYVH